The Deltaproteobacteria bacterium genomic sequence CAGTGAATATTAAATTGAGGTGTGTTCAGCCAAAAATTTGTCAGCCGCAGCTGCTAGTTTCTTTTTCCTAGCATCTGCGATCTTATCGAATTGTCTGACAGCCATCGACGTGCGAGGGTTACGCAGGTAGTACTCTCGTTTTCGATCGATAAATCGCCAGTATAGTCCGTCGACAATATCGGTCCAGTCGCCACTTTCATAGTCGCTCATCTTGAGTAGATAATTTGAGCCACAAATATACGGCTTAGTCGCAAAAATGCCGCCATCGGAATGCTGTCCCATACCGTAGACGTTAGGCCCCATCACCCAGTCGCTAGAGTCGACAAACATTTCCATGAACCACCGATAAACATCCTGAGGATGAATCTCACTTAGGAGCATGAGATTACTCAGAATCATTAGGCGTTCGATATGATGTGTATAACCAAACTGAAGCACTTTTTTAATAGAGTCATCTAGTATGGGGATTCCCGTCGAGCCTTCATACCAGCTAGGTGTGAGCCGTCGCTCATGCGCAAAAAAATTCGTCGTTTCCTGTTTGGTTCCATAGTTTTGATCTATCCCACGAATAAACTCACGCCATCCAATAACTTGCCGCACAAAGCCCTCGACCGAGGCGATGAGACTTGGATTGCGTGCTGCCTTGAATGCTTTGAGAGTGGCGTCAATGACTTCGCGTGGAGTGATTAGCCCTAAATTCAAGGCGGGGCTGAGGACGCTATGGAAAACAAAGGCCGACGACTTCGTGATGGCGTCCTCGTAGGGGCCAAAGTCGTCGAGCTTTTGCTCAAGGAATTCGCCGAGCCACCTTAGCGCTTCGTCGCGACTGATGGTGAGGGCAAAATGGTCCAGCGAGCCTGGATGATTTTTGAATTGCTTTTCGACCAATCCTAGGACCTTTTTAGTTGCAGCTGTTGGCTTACTAATAGGCTTAGATGGAAGACTTAAGCCCTTAGGTAGTCGATTGCGATTTTCGGTATCGAAGCTCCAGCGACCTCCCACTGGGTCCCCATCTGTGGTCATGAGGACGTTAAGGCGTCGGCGCTGCCATTCATAAAAGGTTTTCATGAACGGCTTCTTGGTCCCCTGTAGATAGGTCTTAAACTCATCCCGTGAGGTGAGAAACATGGGGGATTGGTGCCATTTTATAGCGACACCGGCGACCTTCAAGGCTTCGGCTAGGCGGAGGGCGAAGGGGCGATCCTCTATTTCAAAGAGATCGACCTGTTTAATTGATTCGGCTTTTAGTAGCTTAATCAGACGCTCTTCGTAGCTTTGATGGTCTTCATTAAGTTCATGATAATAAACGGAAAAGCCGTCATTTCGGAGTTCATCGCGGCGTTGCCTCATCGCGCCTAGGAAGAGGGCAATCTTGGCCTTGTGGAAGCGAAAATAGGTGCAAAGTCCGAGGTCCTCGGCCATATAAATGGGTTGGTTCCGAAATGCTGCTAGAGCAGACTTTGGAAACAATTGATTACCCATTAAAACTAGTACACTCTTTGTCATTTGGACCTCGGGTGATTTGCACTGCGTTAAGTGGCAGTGGATCCTCTTCTCTGAACTCATTGTAAGCTCTAGGACTGTACGGTGCCGACAGTAATTTTTCCATTCGCAGAATATTGGTGGTTCTATCTTGCCTTCACTGCCTTCGTGCTAATGCTGCTGGTGGTAGACCTCGGGGTCTTTCACCGTCACGCACGGGCGGTCTCCATCCGCGAATCTGCCGGGTGGAGCTTGGTCTGGGTGAGCTTGGCACTGCTCTTCAATGCCGGACTCTATACCTACGTGAAGCATAAGTTCTCTAGTGATGCTGCCCTAGTTGCAACTACCGGTATGACGCCTGATGTTGCTGCCAGTCGTGTTGCGCTTGAATTTCTCACCGGCTTCATCATCGAAAAGTCGCTGGCTGTCGATAACATTTTTGTCTTCGTTGTCGTATTTTCCTTTTTTGCGGTACCGTCCATTTACCAACATCGGGTGCTCTTTTTTGGAATCATGGGAGCTCTTGTCTTCCGCGGGATATTCATTGCCCTTGGCGCAGCCCTCTTGAAGTTTCATTGGGTGATGATGTTGGTCGGGGTGTTCTTGATTTTCACTGGCTTCAAGATGATCTTCAGTCAGGATGAGGAGCCAAATCCCGCCGACAACCCAGTCATCAAATGGGTGAGACGCGTTTTACCGGTCACCCCGGAGATTCACGGCCAAAGTTTCTTCAAACGCATCGATGGCAGGCTTTACGCCACTCCTCTACTGCTCGGGCTCATTTTTATCGAAGTGTCGGACATTGTTTTTGCGATCGATTCCGTTCCCGCCATCTTTGGGATCACGAGGGAACCTCTAATCGTTTACACCTCCAACATCTTTGCGATCCTTGGCTTGCGTTCACTCTACTTCCTCCTAGCTGGAGTGGTGGATAAGTTTTATTACCTGAAATATGCTATTGCCCTCGTCTTAGTGTTCGTTGGATCGAAGATGACCTGGATCAGCAAGGTCATCGGCGAGGAACTGTCCATGGGATGGTCGCTCAGCATTATCGGTGGTTTTCTCGCTGGTGGGATAGTCGCGTCTCTACTCGCAACGGCGCGTCAAACTGATGAGTGACATCTTAGGCGACGGCGCATTTGGCCTACAGAAATATGCTGTGCCGGAGTTGGCGGCAGACCGGCTGGCGGAATTTGAGACTTTACTAGCGAATAAGACTAAGCCGCCGGGGTCACTCGGAGTGCTAGAGGACATAGCCAAGCGCTTATGCCAGATTCAGAACACTGTCACTCCTCGGGTGCTGCTACCGACTATAGTCGTCTTTGCTGCTGACCATGGCATCGCGGAGGAGGGCGTGAGCGCCTATCCGCAAAGTGTCACGGCGGCGATGGTGTCAAACTTCTTGCGAGGTGGAGCCGCCATCAACGTTCTCGCTAGAGAGAGTCAGGCGGAACTCGTGGTGGTTGATGCAGGAGTCAAAACGGGGCCTGTCTCGCAGCACGGTCTGATCAGCGCACGCATTGGCTCGGGCACGCGCAATTTTCTGCGTGGCCCAGCGATGACTAGTGATCAACTCGAGGCAGCGATGAAGCGTGGTCGGGACGTGGTCGACGAGGTGCACGAGCGAGGCTGCAACACGATTGGTTTCGGAGAAATGGGTATTGGCAACACTTCATCAGCCGCTGTGATGATCAGCATTCTTTGTCGTGTCCCTCTCTCGCAATGTGTCGGTCCCGGTACAGGTCTAGCTGAGCGAGATCGGAAGCATAAAATCTCGATCCTTGAGTCGGGGGTGGCGCATGCGCCTGAGCTTAAAACACCTAAGGCGGTCATGGCTTATTTCGGCGGCTTTGAACTGGCGATGATGTGCGGTGCAATGCTTAGAGCTGGCGAGCTTCGTATGGCACAATTGGTAGATGGGTTCTCGGCGACGGCGGCCTTTTTAGTCGCTAATTCCCTGGAGCCGCGTCTAGTCGATTACAGTTTCTTCTCCCATCTGTCGACAGAACCGGGGCATGAACTAGCTTTGAAGCATCTCGGTGTCAAATCATTGCTCCAGCTATCTATGCGTCTCGGCGAGGGCACTGGGTGCGCCGTTGCGTTACCAGTACTTCGGATGGCTGCAGCTCTAGTTCGTGAGATGGCAACCTTTGATGAAGCTAAAATAGCTAGGGCAGGGCAAGTGTGATGGTGAGTTGGTTGCACCGGCAAATGGTTTTTGTGGCATCTGCCGCCATGTACCTCACGAGATTGCGCATGCCCCGCAAGCTGACTGACGTTAATCCTAGCCTGAATCTAATCGCGCCTTATTTCCCATTAGTTGGGGGTTTAGTCGGTGCTATTGCGGCACTGGTATATCGCGGAGCGCTATTAGTATTGCCGTCTGATGTGGCTGTCATGCTAAGCATGGCGGCAACGATTTATACGACTGGTGCCTTCCACGAAGACGGTTTCGCCGATGTTTGTGATGGTTTTGGCGGTGGTTGGACGAAGGAGAAAATACTAACCATCATGAAGGACTCGCGCATTGGCGCCTTTGGCGCGGTCGGAGTCGTTATGATTCTAGGGATGAAATACCAGGCGCTCTCCCACATCGACCATAGCAGCATGATCTGGACAATGATTACAGCTCACGCTCTGAGTCGTTCTATGCCAGTGGCCATGTCGTATTTTTTGGTTAACGCCCGTGACGATGCTGAACGTGCCGATTTGAAGCCAAGTTTTCATAACCAAAATTTTGGACAAATGATGCTAGCCCTCGTCTTTGGGACTTTACCCCTAATCGCGAGTGGTCAGCTAAATTTCATTTTTGCCGTGCCGTTAATGGGAATTACGACCTGGTATATGGGTCGGTTTTTCAAACGTTGGGTCGGTGGCTATACCGGGGACTGCTGTGGTGCCGTGCAGCAAGTGACCGAGGTGGTCTTTTACTTGACGGTACTAGCGACCGCTAAGTTGTAAAAAAAAGGCGGCCTGGGTGGCCGCTTTTTTTTAAATCTAGTCCAGAATCAGAGTCTTTTCGACTCGCACCATTCTTTAACAGGTGGTTTTGGATAGACCGGCTTGCCGCGCTCTTTGATGATTTCAAGATCACCTTTGCGAGCCAGAGCCTCTTTTGTTAGTTCCGTGAGCAGTTTAGCGTAGCCTGGATCGCCGTCAAATTGGTTGGCGAGCTCAACTTTTGGTTTAGTCCAAGTGAGCGCGGCTTGCCAGTTTTGTTTCGGATCTTTGATTCCAAAAATTTGGCGTGCTTCCGTATCAAGGTCAAACATGGTGGCTCTATGGTTAACCGTGAAGGAGAGGCGAGAATCCATTAGGATGTTGCGACAACCATCGCTACGCATCTTCTTAGCGGCGTCAGATGCTTCGGGTTGGGCCCAGGTGGCACCTGGGATAAAGTCATCGTTGAGGAAGCCGTGGTAGAAGCGATATGGTTTTGCCTTATTAGCAACGTAGCTGAAAGCGTCTTTCATCTGCTTTATGGCTGGGTCACCGTCGTCGGTCATTCGAGTCGGTAGGCCGTGAGAGGCCATCAGCACGCAAGTTTGGCTCGACGGCGTTTTGTCGCCAAATTTATCTTTAACGTCACGTATGATGACGTCGTGGAGTAAGTCGCGGAACCGAGTGTCATTCGAGTATTCGCGGTAGCCGATGACGTCGCCATCAAATTCTGGATGCTCGGTCAGGTAGTCGCGGACGTCTTCCATATTTTCGCCTTGGGACGCCCACGAGCACTGTGCTCCTTGGTTAAATACGATGACTTTTTTGATGCCGTCCTTTTTAATTTGCTCCATCGTGTCTGCAATAAATGGAGTGGTGAAGTTGAAGCCATAGTACGTCTTGGCTTTGATACCGGCGTCCTTTAGAGCCTTTGCCAGGGCATCAATCTGCTTTTGAGTGTTCTCGCGGTATTTAGTCGCACCAATTACCTCGTACTGCGATTGGACTTCGCCCACAGATAGTTTGTAGGCCGGGTCACTGATGGCGGGGCGTACCCAGTAGGGAAGCGGTATGCCCACGTTCTTTTGGAACGATACTTTAATGTACGACTCTAGCTCGCTGATTGAGTCAATATCTCCGTGTGACGCGAGCAGTACGGCAACCGTATCGTCGCCGTCGGTAGCCGAGGCAACGCCGCTTTGGCCCGCACTTTTAGTGGTTCTACAGCCTACAAGCCCGGAAGCACTAAGTAGTGCAGCCATGCCAGCCACCGCGGCTCGACGCCGGGATTCGTGCGACAGAGTTCTCATGAGAGCCCCTTGTAACTTTTATTTTAAGAGATGGTCTTATTTAGGATAACCGGCATTGGAGGGAATGAGAAGGTTTGCGCTCGGTGAAAAAAGATGCATTAAAAACATAAGGTTACAATTAAGTTTGGGGGATTCAAGGGTAGCCCACTACATGATATTGAAAATGATTCTCAATTTTACTATAAAATATACCGATAAGAAGATCGGTGGGTCTCAGGCCTTAAGTCTTCCCCTCGGAGTTAACAATGGTCGTGTGCCTGTGCAAGGGTGTTTCAGACAAGAAAATCAATGCCTTACTTGAGAACGGGGCAACATGCCTGCGTGATGTGATGGCATCCTGCAAGGCAGGCAGCGACTGCGGGTCGTGCATTTGCCAGCTCAAGGAGATGGTACAGAAGTCCCGTCAGCGCCTTGGCGGGTCGGCCGCTGGCACTGCGGGAGAGATGGGACCCAGTAAAAAGTGAATTTTACTCGCCCTTGTTGATCTGCTCAGCCAGGTAAGCAGTGCGACCTAGGTCTTTGATCAGGCCGAGTTGAGCCTCGAGCCAATCCACATGTGCCTCTTCGTCGGCAAGAATATGCTCGAAAAGTTCGCGGGTGGTGTGATCAGCAGCCTCAAAGCAGACCTTGATGGCAGCCTTGAGATTTGTCATCGCTTGAAACTCAAGCGCTAAGTCAGCCTGAAACTGCTCCTCGACCGTCTCACCGATGTTGAGTTTGCCCAACTTCTGCAGATTGGGAAGCCCTTCGAGGAAGAGAATGCGGTCAGTGAGGGCCTGTGCGT encodes the following:
- a CDS encoding cryptochrome/photolyase family protein, translated to MTKSVLVLMGNQLFPKSALAAFRNQPIYMAEDLGLCTYFRFHKAKIALFLGAMRQRRDELRNDGFSVYYHELNEDHQSYEERLIKLLKAESIKQVDLFEIEDRPFALRLAEALKVAGVAIKWHQSPMFLTSRDEFKTYLQGTKKPFMKTFYEWQRRRLNVLMTTDGDPVGGRWSFDTENRNRLPKGLSLPSKPISKPTAATKKVLGLVEKQFKNHPGSLDHFALTISRDEALRWLGEFLEQKLDDFGPYEDAITKSSAFVFHSVLSPALNLGLITPREVIDATLKAFKAARNPSLIASVEGFVRQVIGWREFIRGIDQNYGTKQETTNFFAHERRLTPSWYEGSTGIPILDDSIKKVLQFGYTHHIERLMILSNLMLLSEIHPQDVYRWFMEMFVDSSDWVMGPNVYGMGQHSDGGIFATKPYICGSNYLLKMSDYESGDWTDIVDGLYWRFIDRKREYYLRNPRTSMAVRQFDKIADARKKKLAAAADKFLAEHTSI
- the bfr gene encoding bacterioferritin, producing MKGDSKVIDALNEILTGELTAINQYFLHARMCKNWGYERIAAKVWAESIDEMKHAQALTDRILFLEGLPNLQKLGKLNIGETVEEQFQADLALEFQAMTNLKAAIKVCFEAADHTTRELFEHILADEEAHVDWLEAQLGLIKDLGRTAYLAEQINKGE
- a CDS encoding adenosylcobinamide-GDP ribazoletransferase; this translates as MVSWLHRQMVFVASAAMYLTRLRMPRKLTDVNPSLNLIAPYFPLVGGLVGAIAALVYRGALLVLPSDVAVMLSMAATIYTTGAFHEDGFADVCDGFGGGWTKEKILTIMKDSRIGAFGAVGVVMILGMKYQALSHIDHSSMIWTMITAHALSRSMPVAMSYFLVNARDDAERADLKPSFHNQNFGQMMLALVFGTLPLIASGQLNFIFAVPLMGITTWYMGRFFKRWVGGYTGDCCGAVQQVTEVVFYLTVLATAKL
- the cobT gene encoding nicotinate-nucleotide--dimethylbenzimidazole phosphoribosyltransferase, with the protein product MSDILGDGAFGLQKYAVPELAADRLAEFETLLANKTKPPGSLGVLEDIAKRLCQIQNTVTPRVLLPTIVVFAADHGIAEEGVSAYPQSVTAAMVSNFLRGGAAINVLARESQAELVVVDAGVKTGPVSQHGLISARIGSGTRNFLRGPAMTSDQLEAAMKRGRDVVDEVHERGCNTIGFGEMGIGNTSSAAVMISILCRVPLSQCVGPGTGLAERDRKHKISILESGVAHAPELKTPKAVMAYFGGFELAMMCGAMLRAGELRMAQLVDGFSATAAFLVANSLEPRLVDYSFFSHLSTEPGHELALKHLGVKSLLQLSMRLGEGTGCAVALPVLRMAAALVREMATFDEAKIARAGQV
- a CDS encoding TerC family protein, producing the protein MPTVIFPFAEYWWFYLAFTAFVLMLLVVDLGVFHRHARAVSIRESAGWSLVWVSLALLFNAGLYTYVKHKFSSDAALVATTGMTPDVAASRVALEFLTGFIIEKSLAVDNIFVFVVVFSFFAVPSIYQHRVLFFGIMGALVFRGIFIALGAALLKFHWVMMLVGVFLIFTGFKMIFSQDEEPNPADNPVIKWVRRVLPVTPEIHGQSFFKRIDGRLYATPLLLGLIFIEVSDIVFAIDSVPAIFGITREPLIVYTSNIFAILGLRSLYFLLAGVVDKFYYLKYAIALVLVFVGSKMTWISKVIGEELSMGWSLSIIGGFLAGGIVASLLATARQTDE
- a CDS encoding ferrochelatase — translated: MRTLSHESRRRAAVAGMAALLSASGLVGCRTTKSAGQSGVASATDGDDTVAVLLASHGDIDSISELESYIKVSFQKNVGIPLPYWVRPAISDPAYKLSVGEVQSQYEVIGATKYRENTQKQIDALAKALKDAGIKAKTYYGFNFTTPFIADTMEQIKKDGIKKVIVFNQGAQCSWASQGENMEDVRDYLTEHPEFDGDVIGYREYSNDTRFRDLLHDVIIRDVKDKFGDKTPSSQTCVLMASHGLPTRMTDDGDPAIKQMKDAFSYVANKAKPYRFYHGFLNDDFIPGATWAQPEASDAAKKMRSDGCRNILMDSRLSFTVNHRATMFDLDTEARQIFGIKDPKQNWQAALTWTKPKVELANQFDGDPGYAKLLTELTKEALARKGDLEIIKERGKPVYPKPPVKEWCESKRL